From the Kallotenue papyrolyticum genome, the window ATTATATACAAAGATGCTGGCTCTGTCAAGTGTCTTCTAAAACAACTTGACAAAAGCTTTAGATAAATATATTATATATCACATGGATGGGAGTTTGATCAAGAGCAGAGCAGTCTGTCTATCTTGCACCTCGACAGGCAGAAGGCGATAGCATGGGAGCGCAAACACCCACCGGTCGGCGCTTTCAAACCAAACAAGCGTTTGTCTACCACACACTGCGCGCGGCGATCATGCACGGCGAGTTCGCGCCCGGCCAGCGCTTGCGCACCGAGGAGCTGGCCCAGCGTCTGGGGGTCAGCCCCATTCCGGTGCGTGAAGCGCTGCAACTGTTGCAATCGGAGCGCCTGGTTGAGCTTATCCCGCACGTCGGCGCGCGCGTCGCGCCGATCTCTGCTTCCTCCATCGCCGAGATCTTTGCGATCATGGAAGGGCTCGAGCGCGTCGCGACGCGGGTGGCGGCAGTTCGCCTCGACGATGCCCAGGTTAAGCACCTCTCCGCGCTGCTGACGGCGATGGATCAGGCGCTGCAGCGCGGCCATCCCGAGCAGTGGGCCGATCTCAACAGCGAATTCCATTTGAGCATTGCCGCCATCACGGCCATGCCCTTGCTCCAGGAGCTGACGGCGCGCATCCTCGACCAATGGGATCGCCTGCGCCGGCACTACCTCAGGGGCGCGCTGGCCCAACGCCTGGAACAGGCCCAGCGCGAGCATCACCAGATCGTGGCGGCCATGCGCGCACGCGACTATGCGTGCCTCGAGCGCCTGGTGTGCGAGCACAACCGTGGCGCGCTGATGGCGTATACTACCTATCTGGCGCGCCAGGCGGCGCCGGCACAGCAGACCGACCTTGTGCCGTCCGAAGGAGGCGCGTCCGTGCTTATTAGTGCCAATCAGGCTGGGCATAACTGATGGTGCTCCTCTTTCAGGTCTTTAGCGAGGTGATTCTGCCGATCGTGGTGATCGCCGGCATAGGCTATGCTCTGCAGAGCCGCTTTGCGCTTGATCTCTCGACCCTCAACCGGGTCAGTCTCTACTGCCTGAGTCCCTGTCTGCTGTTTGTGACGCTGCTGCGCACCGAGGTGAGCGGTGGTGAGGCTGCGCGTTTGGCGCTGCTGATGCTGCTGGTCGTAATCTGCATGTGCGCCTTCGCCTATGCGCTGGCGCGTCTGATGGGGCTGGGCGTGGCCGAGCGCAGCGGCTTTGTGCTGGCGACAACCTTCATGAATTCGGGCAACTACGGGCTGCCCGCAACGCGCTTCGCCTTTGGCGAGGTTGGCTTTCAGTATGCCGTGATCGGCTATCTGACGCAGGCGCTGTTGTCGCAGACGCTGGCGGTCTATGTTGCGTCGAGCGGCAGCGGGAATCGCCGCGCGGCCCTGTGGCAGGTGCTGCGCATGCCGATGCTCTACGCCGCGCTGCTGGCACTGGCGCTGCGCATGCTGGGCATCCGCCTGGATGAGAGCGAGGGTCCGCTGGCGTTGGGGCTCTACCGTGGCCTGCGCATGGTTGCCGATGCGACGCTGCCGCTTCTGTTGTTGATCCTGGGAATGCAGTTGCGCCGGCGGCAGCCGTCGAGCACGAGCGGTCCGGTCGGCGTTGCGACCGCGCTGCGTCTGGGCGCGTCGGTGCCGATCGCCGTGGTGATTGCGCTGCTGCTGGGACTGCACGATCTGCCGCTACGCGTCGGCGTGGTGCAGGCGGCCATGCCAACGGCCGTCAATACCACGATCCTGGCGCTGGAGTTCAATGCCTGGCCCCATTTTGTGAGCAAGGTGGTGGTCACGACCACGCTCGGCAGCCTGCTGACGCTGACGCTGTTGATCATGGTGTTGCAGTAGGCCTGCCGGCCGGCAAAGGAGGAGCGATGCACCGGCCAGAGGAACAGAGTGTGTTGCTGCGCGCCGCGCGCCTCGATCTGGCGCCGCGCTCGGTGGTGGTTGCCGATGGCGTCGAATACGGACTGGCGCGCCTGGCGGATGGAGACTGGCGGCTGGCGGTGCTGGCCGCAACGCCGGAGGAGCTGCATGGCTTCGCGGGCGAACGCTCGCAGCATGAGGGACATGCGCTGCTGGTGGGGCCTTGCCATGCGGCCAATGCTGCTGCGCTGCGCGCGCGGTTGGCCTGGCTGCAACCGCGCGTGTTGGGCCTGCAACCCTCGGCGGGCCTGGGCGACCGCCTGGGCCTGGCCACGCCCGGCCATGTCCGGGCCGTGCGCGCTGTTGGTGGCGGCATCGCGCCGATCTTTGCGCAACAGTCGATCCGCGAAATGCAGCGCACCGGGCGAACACCGCAGCAGGTCATGGATGATGCGACCTGGGGTGTCTTTGCCGAGGGCTGGCGTGACGGCTTCGGCGCCGACGCCGACCATCTCAAAACGCTTGAGGATGTTGAGCAGTGTGTCGCCGCGGGCTATACCTTCTACACCGTCGATCCGGGCGCGTACGTTGATGATCGCGCCGCCAGCGCCGATCCGCCTGAGCTGGAGCGCCTGTTTGCTGCCCTGCCCTGGGATGCGCTCGAGGATCGTCCCGCCGATCTGCTCAGACGCTATGCCGATCTGCGGCTGGAGCTGGAAGGTCACCGCGTTGCACTGGATCAGGTCGCCGCGCGTCGCGCCGCGGTCAAGTATGGTCGCGCCGTGGCGCATGTGGCGCGCATGTATCGCCACCTGCTGGCTGTGGCGGGCGACCGCCCGGTTGAGCTGGAAGTTTCGGTGGATGAAACGACCTATCCCACCAGCCATGCCGAGCACGTCTATCTCGCCTCCGAGCTCCAGCGGTTGGGCGTGCGCTGGGTCAGCCTGGCGCCGCGCTATGTCGGCCGCTTCGAGAAGGGCGTGGACTACGTTGGCGATCTGGCTGCCTTTGAGGCCGATTTCGCCGCGCATGCCGCGATTGCGCGGCAGTTCGGACCCTATAAACTGAGTCTGCACTCCGGCTCGGACAAGTTCAGCATCTACCCCATCGTCGCGCGCCAGAGCCGAGGACTGGCGCATCTCAAAACCGCCGGCACCAGCTACCTGGAGGCCTTGCGCGCGATCGCGCATCTGGAGCCGGCGCTGTTCCGCGCGATCTACGCCTTTGCCCGCCAGCAGTACCCCACCGATCGCGCCAGCTACCATGTTTCGGCGGAGCTGGAGCGCGCGCCGCAGCCGGAGGAGCTGGACGACGCCGGGCTGCCGACGCTGCTGGAGCATTTCCATGCGCGTGAAATCCTGCACGTCACCTTTGGTTCGGTGCTGACGGCGCGCACATCCACGGGCGAGCTGCGCTTCGGCGCGCGACTGATGCAGGTCTTGCAACGCCATCCGGAGGAGTATGCGCGCCATCTGGAGACGCATTTCGTGCGTCATCTCCAGCCTTTCGCTGCGGTGCTCCACCACGCAAGGCAGGGTGCTTCTGGCAGCTGAAGGTTGCGCTGCTCAAACCTCTAGCCAGCGCGCCAGGAAGGGGAGGGCCGGCGTGACGCGCAGTTGGTGCCCGCCGGCAAACAGATCGAGCGCCAGGCGCTCGCCGGCCTGCGCGATCCGGTACGCGTGCTGTAGCTCGGCATAGGCTGCCCGCGTGCCCGCTGCCGGAAAGAGCGGATCGTCCGTGCCGGCGATGAGCAGCAGCGGGCGCGGCGCGATCAGCGCGGCGATGTCACACATCTCGGCGTCGCGCAGCAGGCCGGGCACGTAGTTGCAGAGGCAATGGCGTTGGTCGAGGAGGCTATCGCGGAAGGTGCAGAAGTAGGTGCCGATCACGGCGGCGCGCAGGCGTGGCTCCAGCGCCGCCGCCAGCAGGGCCACCGCTCCACCGCCCGAGCCACCCATGATCGCGATGCGTCGCGCATCGACCTGCGGTATGCCGCGCAGCAGCTCGAAGGCGCCCAGCACATCCGCAACGCGATCGCCCAGCAGCGGACGTCCCAGCAGCAGGCTCCATCTGGCCAGCGCCTCGCACGATGAGCGCGTGGATGCCCCGTCGCGATCCGCAGCCAGCCGACGGCGACCGAAGCCGCGCAGCTCCGGGACCAGCACCACCATGCCGTGCCGCGCCAGATCAAGCGCAAAATCCTGGTGGTAGCCCTGCGGAGTGGCGCGTGGCGCGCCCTCCGCTGTCAGGCCCACCAGTTCGTTCATGCCGTAGCCGTGGCCGGGCACGGCGATGACCGCCGGTCGCGGTGCGTCGTGCACAGCCGGGGTCAGCAGCCAGGCCGGAATGTCTTCATCGCTCGCACCGGCGAAGCTGATCAGACTGCGACGGTAGCCATCGTGGAGCGTGGTGGCGGCGATGCTCCAACGCGGCGCGCGCCGTTGCGCCGGGAGCGCCAGATGCTGACGGAGCCGGGCGCGCAGTCGTCGCCGCCAGCGCTGCCAGGTCGGCGCATCGACCGTGGCGGGCATGGCATAGCGGCGCGCCTCGCGCATAAGCGCGCTTCTGTAGGCGGCGAGTGGATCATCGGGCGGCATGCTGCTGCTCCCTCTTCATCGGCTGCTGCTTCCCGGCGGCAGTTGAAGCAGCTTTGGACTATATGATATAGTATATATGAATTGGTGCGGCGCGGCTGTGCGCGAGCAGGTGGCTGGCAGGCAGTTCGCGTCGAGGAGGGGTGCAATGCGCCACATCACACAACTGCTGACGGCAGCGCTGCTGCTGACCGGCCTGGGGCTGAGCCCCGTGGCAGCGGGGGGACGCGATCTCGGTCGCGAAGTGCTGGGCCCCAGGGATGGCTGGGCCGCGGCGGAGGGTGGCACGACCGGTGGGGCGGCTGCCGCGCCTGAGCATGTCGCCATGGTCTCGACCTGGGCCGAGTTCCGCGCAGCGCTGGGTGGCGCGCAGGCGCGCGGCGACATAACGCCGCGCATCGTCTATGTGCAGGGCCAGATCGACGCCAATCTCACGCCCGATGGACGGCGCCTGACCTGCGAGGACTATGCCGATCCGGCCTATTCGCTGGAGGCGTATCTGGCCGCCTATGATCCGGCTACCTGGGGGCGCAGGCGACCTAGCGGCCCGTTGGAGGAGGCGCGCGCGCGTTCGGCAGCAAACCAGGCTGCGCAGATCCGCCAGTATATCGGCTCGAACGTCACCATTGTCGGCCTGGGCGACGATGCGCGCATCGTGGGCGCCAACCTGGTGGTGCGCGATGCCGAGAACGTGATCATCCGCAACCTGGAATTGTCGGATGCCTACGACTGTTTCCCGGCCTGGGATCCGCTCGACGGCAGCAGCGGCAACTGGAACGCCGCCTACGACAACCTGTGGATCGCCAATGCGCGCCATGTCTGGATCGACCACAACACCTTCAACGATGGCGCGCATCCACCGGCGACGCTGCCGACCTACTTCGGTCGCAAATATGAGGTACACGACGGCCTGCTCGACATCACCAACGGTGCGGACCTGATCACCGTGTCGTACAATCGCTTCGAGAATCACGACAAGGCGATGCTGATCGGTTCGAGCAACACCTCTACGGTTGATCCAGGGCGGCTGCGCGTGACGCTTCATCACAACCTGTTTCGCGACATGGGCCAGCGCACGCCGCGGGTGCGTTTCGGTCAGGTGCACGTGTACAACAACTACTATCACGAGCCGAGCGGGGCGATCTACAGCTACTCGTGGGGCGTGGGCGTGCAGTCGCAGATCTACGCCGAGAACAATTTCTTTGCGCTCGCGCCGACGATCGCGCCCGCGCAGGTGATCGTTGATTGGGGTGGGACGGGGCTCTACGAGACGGGCACGTTGCTCAACGGGCGTGCGCGGCACAACGCCGTCAGCCTGCTGGCGGCCTACAACGCCGCGCACGATCCCGACCTGAGCGGCGCGCGCACTTGGCAGCCCATGTTGTATGAGCGCATCGACCCGACGCAGGCGGTGCCGGCCCTGGTGCGGGCGCATGCTGGCGCCGGGCGCATCACGGGTCGCTAGGGCGCGCCCGGCGCTGCGCCCTCATGCCCGGTGCTGCTCCGGATGGCGCCGGGCGCGCCTGACCCATCCGGCGCTGCCTGCCGGGCTTGCAGATGAAGAGTCAGGAGCTGATGATGTCATCAACCGAACGCTGGAGGCTAGATCCGGACCGCTGCTTCGATTCCGATCCGGCGCGGCGGCGCGTTGCGCGCGCGCTGTACGCGACGGTGCGCGATCTGCCGTTGATCTGCCCGCATGGTCATGTGCCGCCCGCGCTGCTGGCCGATCCCGCCGCCCGCTTTGGCTCGCCCGCCGAGCTATTCATCATTCCCGACCACTACGTCACGCGCATGCTCTATAGCCAGGGCGTGGCCTACGAAGACCTGGGCGTGCCCACGCGCGACGGCACGCCGGTCGCGCGCGACCACCGCCGCATCTGGCAGCGCTTTGCCGAACACTTCTACCTGTTCCGCGGCACGCCGACCGGTCTATGGCTGGCCGATGAGCTGATCTCCGTCTTCGGAGTGGAGGAGCGCCTGACCGGCGAGAGCGCCGAGCGCATCTACGACCATCTGGAAGCGCGGCTGGCCGATCCATCCTACACGCCGCGTGCGCTGCTGTCGCGCTTCAACATCGCGCTGTTGTGCACCACCGATGCAGCGACCGATACACTTGATCACCACCGCGCGTTGCACGCCCAGGGGCTGACCTTTGTGCGGCCTACGTTTCGGCCGGACGCCGTGGTGAACATCACCGCGCCGGAGTGGCGCGCGCAGATCCAACGTCTGAGCGAGGTCGCCGGTATCGACGTAGTCGATTATGCCTCATACATTCGCGCCCTGGAGCAGCGGCGCGCGGCCTTCAAGGCTTTGGGCGCGCTGGCGACCGACCATGCTGCCGAGACACCCGCGACCGAGCGCCTCACGCCGCGCGAGGCCGAGGCGATCTTCGCGCGGGCGCTGCGCGCTCAGGCGACGACGGAGGACGCACAGCGCTTTACGGCGCATATGCTGATGGAGTTTGCGCGCATGAGCGTCGAGGATGGGCTGGTGATGCAGTTACACATCGGCAGTCTGCGCAACCACCATCAGGCGTTGTATGAGCGCTTCGGGCCCGACCGCGGTGCCGATATTCCCGTCGCCACCGAATGGACGCGCAATCTGCGCCCCTTGCTCAACGCCTACGGCGCCGATGCGCGCTTCCGGCTGATCCTCTTCACGCTGGATGAAAGCACCTACAGCCGTGAGCTAGCGCCGCTGGCCGGCTACTACCCGGCGGTGCTGCTCGGACCGCCGTGGTGGTTCTTCGACAGCGTCAACGGCATGCGGCGCTTTTTGGACGCGGTGATCGAAACGGCGGGGGCGTACAATACCGCCGGCTTCAACGACGACACGCGCGCGTTTGCCTCGATCCCGGCCCGGCATGATCTGTGGCGGCGCGTCACCTGCGACTGGGTCGCCGGTCTAGTGGTGCAGGGGCTGCTGGCGGAGGACGAAGGCTACGAGCTAGCGCGCGCCTTCGCCTACGACCTGGCGGCGCGCGCCTACCGCGTGGCGGAGGCCGACCGATGAGCGTGCTGCAGGAGCTGTTCGGGCTCGATGGGCAGGTCGCGATCGTCACCGGCGGGACGGGCGCGCTGGGCAGCGCGCTGGCGCGTGGTCTGGCGCGCGCCGGAGCGCGCGTGGCGCTTGTCGCGCGCCGCCGCGAACCGGCTGAAGCGCTTGCCGCTGAACTAGTCGCTGCCGGTGGCGCGGCGCTGGCCGTGCCGGCGGATGTGCTGGATCGCGCCCGGCTGGAGCAGGCGCGCGACGCGGTGCTGGCGCGCTGGGGACGCATCGATATCCTGGTCAACGCTGCGGGCGGTAACCTGCCGGCGGCGACCGTCAGCGCCGAAGGCAGCTTCTTCGATCTGCCCTGCGCGGCGCTTGAGCAGGTGGTGGCGCTCAACCTGCACGGCACGCTGCTGCCGACGCAGGTCTTTGGCGCGGTGATGGCCCAGGCCGGCCAGGGCTGCATCGTCAACATCTCGTCGATGGCTGCTCAGCGCGCTCTGACGCGCGTGGTTGGTTATGGCGCGGCCAAGGCTGCCGTCGAGAACGTCACGCGCTGGCTGGCCGTCGAGCTGGGGCGACGCTACGGTGCAGGGCTGCGCGTCAACGCGATCGCCCCCGGCTTCTTCGTCGGCGAGCAGAATCGTGCCCTGTTGCTGGAGCCGGATGGCCGCCTGACACCGCGCGGCCAGACGATCATCGCTCACACCCCGGCGGGACGCTTCGGCGAACCAGACGATCTGATCGGTACGCTGCTCTGGCTGTGCGGGCCGGGCGCGCGCTTCGTGACCGGCGTGGTTGTGCCGGTGGACGGCGGCTTCAGCGCCTGGAGCGGCGTCTAGCGCGGCTGCCGAAGGGAGAACCGCTATGCTCGTGGGCAAAGCCTCGACGCACGCGCCCCTGTCCGAAAGCGATGTGCTGGAGTTGCTGGCGCGTGGCCTGGCGCCGTTGGCGCTGGATGGCAAGCGCGTGCTGGTGATCATTCCCGACAGCACGCGCACCGCGCCGATCCCGCTGCTGTTCCGCCAGTTGTACGCGCTGCTGGGCGACCGCGTGGCGCGGCTGGATTACCTGATCGCCCTCGGCACCCACCCGCCGATGTCCGAGGCGGCGATCGAGCGTCTGGTGGGCGTCTCTGCCGCTGAGCGCGCGGCGCGCTATCCCAGGGTCGCGATCTTCAATCATCGTTGGGATCGGCCCGACGCGCTGACGCTGATCGGCACGATCGGGCGCGACGAGACGGCGCAGCTCACCGATGGGCTGCTGGCGGACGATGTGCCGGTGGTGCTCAACCGTCTGATCTTCGACTATGATCACCTGATCATCTGTGGACCGGTCTTTCCCCACGAGGTGGTCGGCTTCTCCGGCGGCGCCAAATATCTCTTTCCGGGCATCGCCGGCGCAGAGATCATCAACTTTACCCACTGGCTGGGCGCGCTGGTGACCAGCATGGATACGATCGGCGTCAAGGATACGCCGGTGCGCCGTGTGATCCATCGCGCGGCCGCGTTTGTGCGCCGGCCGATCCTGCTGCTGGCGCTGGTGCTCAAGGGCGCGACCCTGCACGGGCTGTACATCGGCGACTATCAGCAGGCCTGGAGCGCTGCCGCCGATCTGTCGGCGCAACTGAACGTGATCACCGTGGCGCGGCCCTTCCGGCGCGTGCTGTCGATGCCGGCGCCGATCTACGACGATCTCTGGACGGCGGCCAAGGCGATGTACAAGACCGAGCCGGCGGTGGCCGACGGCGGCGAGATCATCATTTACGCGCCGCACATCACCGAAATCTCCTACACGCATGGTCGGCTGATCGACGCGATTGGCTACCATGTGCGCGACTACTTCCTCAAGCAGTGGGATCGTTTCCGGCACGTGCCCGGCGGCATTCTGGCGCACAGCACGCATGTCAAGGGCAAGGGCAGCTACGACGCGGCCAGCGGCATCGAAACGCCGCGCATTCAGGTGACGCTGGCGACAGGCATCCCTGAAGAACGCTGCCGGCGCGTCAATCTCGGCTACGTCGATCCACGCACGATCGATCCGCGGGCGTGGGCCGGACGCGAAGCCGAGGGCATCCTGCTGGTGCCGCACGCCGGCGAAATGCTCTATCGCTGCCCGGCGCTGCGCGCGGCGCACAAGCCCTGACGCCGGCGGCCTGGTCCACGGCGGCGTTCAGCGGGGTATAATGAGCGCTAAACACCGCCGGAGAGCTGCCATGCCATCGCCACGCGTTGAGGCGACGCTGGAGCGTCTGCAGGAACACGAAGCGCTGACCGCCGATCTGCCCGATCCCGCCGCAAGCGCCTTGCTGGCGTGGATCACCCGGCAGGTCGCGGCGGCGGACGCTGCGCCGACCGAAGAGCGCTTTGCGGCGCAGGTCAACGCCATCCGTCAGGCGGCGCGGCAGGCCGCGCGCCAGAGCGCGCAGCAGACAGCGACGCGTTCCCCCTCACCGCCGGAGCCGACAGCGGTGGTCGCGCGCGCGCAGGAGCTGCTGCGTCAGCAGGGCGATCCCGAGCTGATCGCCCTGCCGCCGGAGGTCGATGCGCCGCCCGCTACGTCTGCGCCGCCCGCGTCTGTACCGGCCTCGCCGGCAGCGGCGGAGCTATCCCGTACGCCGTCCGCGCCCCAAGCCACGCCGCCGGCGGGCGTCTCCAACGATCCAACCGCACTGGTGCGCCGCGCGCCCAGGGCTGCCTCGGCGCAGGAACCGCCGCCGGCCACTCCATCTGCCGCGCTAGATCATCGCCCGACGCGGCTACCGGCAGCGCGCGCGCCGCGCCTGTCGCTTTGGAGTCGTCTGCGGCGGCGCTGGCGTTGGCGAAAGGAGTAGCATGCCATCACGTCGTCGTACGCGGCGCCGGCGCGCAGCTACGCCGCCCAAGCTCACAACCCTGATCGCGCTGCTAGTGGTGCTGCTGGTGGTCTGGCTCTACCAGGAGGGCTACGTCGACCGGCTGATCGAGCGTTTGACCGGCGTGGCGCCGGCGGTGGAAGCCCCGGAGCTGGATGAGGGCGCCACCCCCGATCAGCCGCGCGCGCTGGAACCGACCGTGCCGCAGCCATCGATGGCTCCGGCCGCGGCGCCGGCGCCGCAGGATCAGGTTGAGACCGAGGCGTTGCGCGGCTATGCCGGAGCCTGGTACCAGGTCTATTTCACCAAGCCGCGCTACCCCGAAGGGCCGGCGACGCGCTCGGGTGGCCTGGACGAGACCATCGCCGCCGATCTGGATGCCGCGCAGCGCCGCATCGATCTGGTGGTGTTCGACCTGGAGCTGCAGCGCATCGCCGATGCGCTGCTGCGCGCAGTGCAGCGCGGGGTGCAGGTGCGCGTCGTTGCCGATCGCGAAAACATGGAAAATCCCGACATGGCCGCCCTGATCGGTCAGCTCCAGGCCGCCGGCATCACGGTGGTGCTGGACGAGCGCGAAGCCTTTATGCACAACAAGTTCATCGTGATCGACGACGCGGTGGTCTGGACCGGCTCCGCCAACCTGACGCCCAACGATGTCTATCGCAACAACAACAACATGCTGCGCGTCGCCGATCAGCGGCTGGCGCAAAACTATCGCGCCAAGGCCGAGGATCTACTGGCCGGCGGCGGTGGTCCGAACGGCGGCAGTGTGCTGGTCGATCCGGAGCTAACCCTGGATGGCGCGCGTGTAGCGACCATGTTCGCGCCCGATGATCCGATCACCGCGCGCATCGTCGAGCGGCTGGCCCGGGCGCGCCGGCAGGTGGAGGTGATGGCCTTCGCCTTTACCTCCGATCCGATCGCCGACGCGCTGCTGGCAGCCCGCGAGCGCGGCGTGGCGGTGCGCGTGGTCATGGAAAGCCGCAACGTGCGCGGCTCCGGCTCGGAGTTCGAGCGCCTGCAGGCGGGCAGCATCGATATCCATGGCGATGGCAATTGTTATATCATGCACCATAAAGTCATCGTCATCGACGGCGCAACGGTGGTGACCGGGTCGTTCAACTTTACGCGCAGCGCGCAAGAGCAGAACGACGAGAATGTGCTGATCGTGGATGATCTTAGCCTGGCGGCACGCTACGGCGAAGAGTTCGAGCGCGTGTACGCGCAGGCGTTGCAGCCGACACGCTGCGGATAGGTGAGCCATGGAGCGCAGGGCAGCGCTGCCGGCGTCACGCACGCCGGCAGCGATTCCTTTATTCGGCGATCTGGACGAGGCCGCGCGAACGGCGCTGGCGCGCGCCATGCACGCGCGGCGCTACCGCGCCGGTCAGTTTCTGATCTACGAGGGTACGCCCGCCGAAGGGTTGTTCGTGGTCTGCGAGGGCCGCGTGCGGCTGTCGCGGACGGCGCCCGATGGCCGCGAACAGGTGCTGACGATCATCGGTGCCGGCGAGGTCTTCAACATGGAACCGCTGCTCGACGGCGGGCTGACGCCCTTCACGGCGCGGGCCATGAGTCCGGTGAGCTGCCTGCTGTTGCCGGGCGATGCGCTGGTGCCGTTGATTCGCGCCCATCCCGATCTGGCGCTGGTGCTGATGCGCCAGATGGCCGAGCAACTGCGCGAACAAACCCTGCTGATCGAGGACCTTGGCTTTCGCTCGGTGCGCGCGCGGCTGGCGCGCCTGCTGCTGCAGGAGGCGGCCAGCGGCACGGCGATGCTGACCCAGGCCGAGCTGGCCGCGCGCGCCGGCACGGTGCGCGAGATCGTTGGACGGACGCTGCGCCAGATGGCCGCGGAACGGCTGGTCGAGCTCAAGCGCGGACGCGTGATCGTGCTCGACGCCGATGGGCTGCGCCGCGCTGCCGAGATCTGAGCGCTGATCAAAAATGAGAATTGTTCTCAGAAGTGGGACAAGAGTCACAGACGCGGGCGGGGGCGCATGGTACGGTACGCGCAGCGACAGAACTCGCTGATGTGCCGAAAGGAGTTGCCACCATGGCCTACGTGATTACCGAACCCTGCATCGGCGTCAAGGACGCTTCGTGCGTCAAGGTCTGCCCCGTGGACTGCATCTACGAGGGCGAGGATCAGTACTACATCAACCCCGACGAGTGCATCGACTGCGGCGCGTGCGAGCCGGAGTGCCCGGTCTCGGCGATCTACCCGGAAGACGCCGTGCCGGAGCAGTGGCAGAGCTACATCCAGAAGAACGCCAACTTCTTCGTCGGCTAGCGACGATCGCTCCTGCAACGCAGGCCGCGCCGGGCCAGACGTTGCTGCTGGGGTCTGGCGCGGCCTGTGGCGTTAAGGCCGACCCGCATGTTGGCAGTCGTGGCACGTCAGTCCAGGGATGGCTGCGCGGGCAGGCCGCGGTACAGGTGGTTGACCGGGCTGTGGCCGCGTCCGATCGCCCTGGCATGCGCGATCGCGCCGTGGAGGTAGTCGCGCGCCGCGCGCACCGCTGCTTCCACCTCGACGCCGCGCGCCAGCAACGCGGCGATGGCCGCGGCGTAGGTACAGCCTGTGCCATGCGTGTGCGGCGTGGCGATGCGCGGCGCGCGCAGCTCGATCATCTGCCGGCCATCGAAGAGCAGATCGACCGGATCACCCGGCAGGTGCCCTCCCTTGAGCAACACGTAGCGTGCTCCCAGCGCATGGAGGTCGCGCGCCGCGGCGGGCATCTCTGTCTCGCGCTCGACGCGCCGTCCCAG encodes:
- a CDS encoding GntR family transcriptional regulator, producing MGAQTPTGRRFQTKQAFVYHTLRAAIMHGEFAPGQRLRTEELAQRLGVSPIPVREALQLLQSERLVELIPHVGARVAPISASSIAEIFAIMEGLERVATRVAAVRLDDAQVKHLSALLTAMDQALQRGHPEQWADLNSEFHLSIAAITAMPLLQELTARILDQWDRLRRHYLRGALAQRLEQAQREHHQIVAAMRARDYACLERLVCEHNRGALMAYTTYLARQAAPAQQTDLVPSEGGASVLISANQAGHN
- a CDS encoding AEC family transporter, with the translated sequence MVLLFQVFSEVILPIVVIAGIGYALQSRFALDLSTLNRVSLYCLSPCLLFVTLLRTEVSGGEAARLALLMLLVVICMCAFAYALARLMGLGVAERSGFVLATTFMNSGNYGLPATRFAFGEVGFQYAVIGYLTQALLSQTLAVYVASSGSGNRRAALWQVLRMPMLYAALLALALRMLGIRLDESEGPLALGLYRGLRMVADATLPLLLLILGMQLRRRQPSSTSGPVGVATALRLGASVPIAVVIALLLGLHDLPLRVGVVQAAMPTAVNTTILALEFNAWPHFVSKVVVTTTLGSLLTLTLLIMVLQ
- a CDS encoding tagaturonate epimerase family protein — protein: MHRPEEQSVLLRAARLDLAPRSVVVADGVEYGLARLADGDWRLAVLAATPEELHGFAGERSQHEGHALLVGPCHAANAAALRARLAWLQPRVLGLQPSAGLGDRLGLATPGHVRAVRAVGGGIAPIFAQQSIREMQRTGRTPQQVMDDATWGVFAEGWRDGFGADADHLKTLEDVEQCVAAGYTFYTVDPGAYVDDRAASADPPELERLFAALPWDALEDRPADLLRRYADLRLELEGHRVALDQVAARRAAVKYGRAVAHVARMYRHLLAVAGDRPVELEVSVDETTYPTSHAEHVYLASELQRLGVRWVSLAPRYVGRFEKGVDYVGDLAAFEADFAAHAAIARQFGPYKLSLHSGSDKFSIYPIVARQSRGLAHLKTAGTSYLEALRAIAHLEPALFRAIYAFARQQYPTDRASYHVSAELERAPQPEELDDAGLPTLLEHFHAREILHVTFGSVLTARTSTGELRFGARLMQVLQRHPEEYARHLETHFVRHLQPFAAVLHHARQGASGS
- a CDS encoding alpha/beta hydrolase family protein encodes the protein MPPDDPLAAYRSALMREARRYAMPATVDAPTWQRWRRRLRARLRQHLALPAQRRAPRWSIAATTLHDGYRRSLISFAGASDEDIPAWLLTPAVHDAPRPAVIAVPGHGYGMNELVGLTAEGAPRATPQGYHQDFALDLARHGMVVLVPELRGFGRRRLAADRDGASTRSSCEALARWSLLLGRPLLGDRVADVLGAFELLRGIPQVDARRIAIMGGSGGGAVALLAAALEPRLRAAVIGTYFCTFRDSLLDQRHCLCNYVPGLLRDAEMCDIAALIAPRPLLLIAGTDDPLFPAAGTRAAYAELQHAYRIAQAGERLALDLFAGGHQLRVTPALPFLARWLEV
- a CDS encoding pectate lyase family protein yields the protein MRHITQLLTAALLLTGLGLSPVAAGGRDLGREVLGPRDGWAAAEGGTTGGAAAAPEHVAMVSTWAEFRAALGGAQARGDITPRIVYVQGQIDANLTPDGRRLTCEDYADPAYSLEAYLAAYDPATWGRRRPSGPLEEARARSAANQAAQIRQYIGSNVTIVGLGDDARIVGANLVVRDAENVIIRNLELSDAYDCFPAWDPLDGSSGNWNAAYDNLWIANARHVWIDHNTFNDGAHPPATLPTYFGRKYEVHDGLLDITNGADLITVSYNRFENHDKAMLIGSSNTSTVDPGRLRVTLHHNLFRDMGQRTPRVRFGQVHVYNNYYHEPSGAIYSYSWGVGVQSQIYAENNFFALAPTIAPAQVIVDWGGTGLYETGTLLNGRARHNAVSLLAAYNAAHDPDLSGARTWQPMLYERIDPTQAVPALVRAHAGAGRITGR
- the uxaC gene encoding glucuronate isomerase; this encodes MMSSTERWRLDPDRCFDSDPARRRVARALYATVRDLPLICPHGHVPPALLADPAARFGSPAELFIIPDHYVTRMLYSQGVAYEDLGVPTRDGTPVARDHRRIWQRFAEHFYLFRGTPTGLWLADELISVFGVEERLTGESAERIYDHLEARLADPSYTPRALLSRFNIALLCTTDAATDTLDHHRALHAQGLTFVRPTFRPDAVVNITAPEWRAQIQRLSEVAGIDVVDYASYIRALEQRRAAFKALGALATDHAAETPATERLTPREAEAIFARALRAQATTEDAQRFTAHMLMEFARMSVEDGLVMQLHIGSLRNHHQALYERFGPDRGADIPVATEWTRNLRPLLNAYGADARFRLILFTLDESTYSRELAPLAGYYPAVLLGPPWWFFDSVNGMRRFLDAVIETAGAYNTAGFNDDTRAFASIPARHDLWRRVTCDWVAGLVVQGLLAEDEGYELARAFAYDLAARAYRVAEADR
- a CDS encoding SDR family oxidoreductase, whose translation is MSVLQELFGLDGQVAIVTGGTGALGSALARGLARAGARVALVARRREPAEALAAELVAAGGAALAVPADVLDRARLEQARDAVLARWGRIDILVNAAGGNLPAATVSAEGSFFDLPCAALEQVVALNLHGTLLPTQVFGAVMAQAGQGCIVNISSMAAQRALTRVVGYGAAKAAVENVTRWLAVELGRRYGAGLRVNAIAPGFFVGEQNRALLLEPDGRLTPRGQTIIAHTPAGRFGEPDDLIGTLLWLCGPGARFVTGVVVPVDGGFSAWSGV